Proteins encoded in a region of the Orcinus orca chromosome 8, mOrcOrc1.1, whole genome shotgun sequence genome:
- the LOC101271577 gene encoding lysine-specific demethylase 4D-like encodes MKAMKSKSNWAQNPSCSIMVFHPTKEEFNDFDKYIAYMESQGAHRAGLAKVIPPKDWKARETYDDIDDILIAAPLQQVISGQAGVFTQHHKKMKAMTVREYRRLTNSEKHQTPFYSDFEELERKYWKTRPYDSLVYGADVSGSLFDENTKQWNLGHLGTIQDLLEQECGVVIEGVNTPYLYFGMWKTAFAWHTEDMDLYSINYLHFGEPKTWYAVPPEHGRRLELLARELFLGISWGCEAFLRHKVAVISPTVLKDNGIPFGRVTQEAGEFIVTFPYGYRSGFNHGFNGAEAINFASPRWIDYGKVASQCSCAEARVAFSMDAFVRILQPERYELWKRGQDRTVVDHRRPMEPSSQGLNAWREVRAAWGAALGPRHHQPRRARRPRVPVVLDGGTRHLVPVPAVSRRPSPVRGSCSAAQFEAAATCTSGDPGPTQPPTPGPSAPDGHPTGRCGPRRRPWKQGTQEPTAPPRAKRRLSLDIAQDPEAQPLPVDAPSPDNADPLSPGLQHPAKASGCGCGPVP; translated from the coding sequence ATGAAAGCTATGAAGTCTAAGTCCAACTGGGCCCAGAACCCAAGTTGTAGCATAATGGTATTTCATCCAACCAAAGAAGAGTTTAATGATTTCGACAAATACATTGCTTATATGGAATCCCAAGGTGCACACCGAGCAGGCCTGGCCAAGGTAATTCCACCCAAGGACTGGAAAGCCAGAGAGACCTATGATGATATCGATGACATCTTAATAGCCGCTCCCCTCCAGCAGGTGATTTCTGGGCAGGCAGGTGTGTTTACTCAGCACCACAAAAAGATGAAAGCCATGACCGTGCGTGAGTATCGCCGCTTAACAAACAGTGAAAAACACCAGACACCATTCTACTCTGATTTTGAGGAACTGGAGCGAAAATATTGGAAAACACGCCCCTATGATTCGCTGGTTTATGGTGCGGACGTCAGTGGCTCCTTATTTGATGAAAACACGAAGCAGTGGAACCTTGGACACCTGGGAACCATTCAGGACCTGCTGGAACAGGAGTGCGGAGTGGTCATCGAAGGCGTCAACACGCCCTATCTTTACTTCGGCATGTGGAAGACTGCCTTTGCCTGGCACACGGAGGACATGGACCTTTACAGCATCAACTACCTGCACTTTGGGGAGCCCAAGACTTGGTACGCGGTGCCCCCGGAGCACGGCCGGCGCCTGGAACTCCTGGCCAGGGAGCTTTTCCTGGGCATCTCGTGGGGCTGTGAGGCCTTCCTGCGGCACAAGGTGGCTGTCATCTCGCCCACCGTCCTCAAGGACAACGGCATCCCCTTCGGTCGGGTCACTCAGGAGGCTGGAGAGTTCATAGTGACGTTTCCCTATGGCTACCGCTCTGGCTTCAACCACGGCTTTAACGGCGCAGAAGCCATCAATTTCGCCTCCCCGCGCTGGATTGATTATGGGAAAGTGGCGTCGCAGTGCAGCTGCGCGGAGGCCCGGGTCGCCTTCTCTATGGACGCCTTCGTGCGCATCCTGCAACCAGAGCGCTACGAGCTGTGGAAACGCGGGCAGGACCGGACCGTGGTGGACCACAGGCGGCCCATGGAGCCCAGCAGCCAGGGCCTGAACGCCTGGAGGGAGGTCCGCGCCGCCTGGGGAGCCGCTCTGGGCCCGAGGCACCACCAGCCACGCCGCGCTCGGCGCCCGCGTGTGCCTGTAGTCCTGGACGGTGGGACCCGCCACCTAGTCCCTGTGCCTGCTGTGTCCCGGCGCCCTTCGCCGGTCCGGGGTTCTTGCTCGGCCGCCCAGTTTGAGGCTGCGGCCACCTGCACCTCTGGGGACCCCGGCCCGACCCAGCCGCCAACCCCAGGTCCATCCGCCCCAGATGGCCACCCAACCGGAAGATGTGGCCCTCGTCGTCGTCCTTGGAAACAGGGGACTCAGGAGCCAACTGCTCCCCCCAGGGCTAAGAGGAGGCTTTCCTTGGACATTGCTCAGGACCCAGAGGCTCAGCCCCTGCCTGTGGATGCACCCTCGCCGGACAACGCTGACCCGCTCAGCCCTGGGCTCCAGCATCCCGCCAAGGCTTCTGGGTGTGGTTGTGGCCCTGTCCCCTAA